One Benincasa hispida cultivar B227 chromosome 5, ASM972705v1, whole genome shotgun sequence genomic window carries:
- the LOC120078399 gene encoding basic form of pathogenesis-related protein 1-like → MPLLKLLSFITLMGIITLAPITLAQNSHQDFVNAHNAARAKVGVGPVSWNYTLAAYAQTYANKKIGTCELQHSYGPYGENLAEGYGEMTAVEAVNFWVSEKKFYDHRSNRCIGDECRHYTQVVWRGTKHVGCARVKCHNNWIFVICNYDPPGNYVGQLPY, encoded by the coding sequence ATGCCATTGCTCAAGCTTCTGTCCTTCATAACCCTGATGGGGATAATAACCCTAGCGCCCATCACCCTGGCTCAAAACTCCCACCAAGACTTCGTCAATGCCCACAACGCCGCCCGAGCTAAGGTCGGGGTTGGGCCAGTCTCTTGGAACTACACCTTGGCTGCCTATGCTCAAACTTATGCGAACAAGAAGATTGGCACTTGTGAGCTGCAGCATTCCTATGGTCCTTATGGCGAGAATTTAGCCGAAGGGTACGGTGAGATGACGGCGGTGGAGGCAGTGAACTTCTGGGTGAGCGAAAAGAAGTTCTACGACCATCGATCCAACCGGTGCATCGGGGATGAGTGTCGCCATTATACACAAGTGGTGTGGCGGGGTACCAAGCATGTGGGTTGTGCTAGAGTGAAATGTCACAATAATTGGATCTTTGTGATATGCAATTATGATCCTCCTGGTAATTATGTAGGTCAGCTTCCTTACTGA